One Panicum virgatum strain AP13 chromosome 9K, P.virgatum_v5, whole genome shotgun sequence genomic region harbors:
- the LOC120647942 gene encoding uncharacterized mitochondrial protein AtMg00860-like, translating to MVLLSLCGWPVALRILKVKFNALWDNQEAVVEMFLEVHVTIAVGEELDVFVIIFIDDILIFSKTEEEHAEHLRIILQRLRDHRLYAKFSKCEFWLKKISFLGHVLSENSIEVDPGKVEDVLNWAQPQNVKEVRGFLGLAGYYRRFIENFSKISKPLTELLKKDVPFKWTDPCSCYTLT from the exons ATGGTGCTCCTCAGCCTATGTGGATGGCCCGTCGCCCTCCGGATCCTCAAGGTCAAGTTCAATGCTCTATGGGACAACcaggaggcggtggtggaaaTGTTCCTCGAGGTCCATGTTACAATTGCGGTGGGCGAG gaacttgatgtctttgtgatTATTTTTAtcgatgatattcttatcttCTCCAAGACTGAGGAAGAGCATGCTGAGCATCTCCGCATCATTCTTCAAAGACTTCGTGATCATCGTCTCTATGCTAAGTTTagtaagtgtgaattctggctcaAGAAAATATCTTTCCTCGGACATGTTTTATCTGAGAATAGTATTGAGGTTGATCCTGGCAAAGTGGAAGATGTGCTCAATTGGGCGCAACCTCAAAATGTCAAGGAGGTGAGaggttttcttggacttgctgGTTATTATCGTAGGTTCATTGAAAATTTCTCCAAGATTTCCAAGCCCCTGACTGAGTTACTGAAGAAGGATGTTCCCTTCAAGTGGACCGATCCTTGCTCTTGCTACACTCTCACTTGA